The Scleropages formosus chromosome 20, fSclFor1.1, whole genome shotgun sequence genomic interval GGAAGAGGGATTGGAGAGCAGCCCTAGTGTATACACGAGGACCCTTCCAGTCTCCAAATGTGATCATTTCatcaacttgtgtgtgtgtgtgaatacatgtATGAAGCCCATGGTCCACACTAGCTGGGTTGCTTATTTGTAAGCCACAAACTTTCTACAGCCTGAGACTGAGAGCAAATAAAAACATAGAactttgtacacacacacacacacacagagactgaaaccacttgttctaaGCAGGgccacagcaagccagagcctaacccagcagcacagggtacaaggccagagggggagaggacacacccaagacaggacaccagtccatcacaaggcaccccaagcccaagcagaactcaaatcccagacccaccaaagagcaggcacaggccaaacccgctgtgccactgcaccaccatagcccccctcccccttagAATTATGTAAAAGATGtcagtttatttacttttttggaaATACTATTCTTTggggtgccaataattttgaaatccatgttttgcaggaaaataaaaatgcactacTCAGGAAAATTGcttatatttgaaaaaatattgtggTAGAGGAAAAGTAAATGCCTTCGCCAAATGTTTAAGGCCGGGATATCACCCGtttcttgttttattcttttcatacattcatttttaaaggtgCCAATAATTCTTGAGTTGAGTGCATTTTGTTAGAGTGAGTTTTAAGTCATTGTGAAACTGGATATTTTATTGAGTCCATACAATGCTCAAGCAATATCCTTGTAAACAATATCTTTCTGCCTGAAGTCTTTGTGACTGTAGCTTCATCATAATAACCGGTAGGAGGctattttgttgtttctttagTGGATCACAACTGATGACGTTTATGTGGCAGTTTGTCAGAGTGAAGTGGCTGCATGGATGGGACAGAGGTGCAGAGCAGCAGGGCTTTTGATAAGcgctgagtgtttttttttcttgtttcttcccTCAGTAGGCGGTCGTCAAGGAGATGGCAATAATAAGTAAACCGTCAAACGATCATTCTTCAAAAACGTGATGCAACCTTTTTTGAAAGCGCATTGTACTACATTACTGACAGTGCGCGTTAATAAAAATTTTCTCAGAGTTTAATAAAGAGAGGTTTTCAGTTTGACCTCCATTAAAAGCTCCAGGGCACCAGCTGTGTGTTGTCTTAGTTACCCACTGAAAGTTAACGTTCAGCTCTTCATAAATATGTGATTACGTGGATTTTGAATCTATACAAGTTAATTTAAATTACCAGGTAGGCAATTAGTAGTGTTATTACATCTCAAAGAATTGTTTTCCTTGTATTTTTAAAGGACTGTACTACCTTAAATATATAACAGTGTGATATAAAAGCACTATTTTTACGTTTTATACAAAGAACACTTTGTActatgtaaaaatgtacaaacaaaaaacatttaaccaCTTGCTGTTTACTCATTCAGTGAAATTGCAACACCTccatgtgttcatgtgtgttgtAACAACACAAATATTAGAATATTTCTCTGTCAGGTGTTATTTCTGCTTTATACATACGTGTGTGTTGTGATGCAATGTGAAGGAAGCAGAATTTGATTCTTGTGATGCCAAGAATTTAAGGGGTTAAACATTCAGCCCAAGGACTTTTCCAGTGTTGGCTAATTTTGCAAAATCAACAGCTGTTATCTGTTTGCTCTGCAAAGTGTGTTCAGCAGAGCTTTATATACCTCCCCACACGCAGCTCTGAGTAGAACGTCTTCTCTGACCACCACGAAAAGATGTCTCCAAGCCTTCACTTGTTTCTGCTTTGTCACTTGTCCTTGTTCACGTCGGTGACACCGGGAAAAGGTAATGTTCACTTTCTGGAATGTACCGTCAGGAGCACTCGGGGGTCTTACAGGAAGGGAAACGAGTGTGTAATAGATGAGTGTGCCGTGTTTCCATTGTAAGAAGAGTGACCTTGTTTTGACTATCATATTAATGTGATCACCATCATTATTTGTGTAATCCCTGCTGACTCGTTCTCAAATTGTGGGTCTCGGTGAATTTGGAAATTACATTTCGTGGCATATATGTAATGTGCTTACACTCAGCCAGATATAAAGTAAAAATGGTTGAACGTGGTTTTAAATCACGTGGTTAAGAGAGGTCACAGTCCATTCCAATATTatttgtgtgcgtttgtgtgtgtgtgtgtgtgtgtgtgtgtgtgtgtgtgcttttgcaGTGTGTGGTCGGCCCCCTTTACCTGACACCATAGACCAAACTGGCATCCAACGAGTCTATGAGCCTGGGGCGGAGGTGTTCCTTGCCTGCAAGCGTGGTTACGTCCCCTCTGCAGGGTCCCGCAAAATTATCTGCACTTCCAATGGAAAATGGACGAATCCCACCCTCAAGTGTGAACGTGAGTGGATGAATCCCACCCCCAAGTGCGAACTTATCCTTTTCGAATATCGATACAAATACTGCCAGGTATTCTACTTTAGTGGCCTGTTGTGATGATTTTGACAGCATTGTTTACTGCAAGGGATCAACAGTATGTCAACAAGATtccgtgtttaaaaaaaaaaaaaaaacaatgcacagAGTTACAACATGATTAGGATGACGTGATTAGAGGATGATTAGGATGTTTGTTTCGCCAACTACTATGAGACAGTATAGTAACCTGAGTCAAATGAAATGTGCAGCTAAACAGTGCGATGTCCCTGGGCCCCTGATGAATGGAAAAATCCACTTTACTGACATATCGTTCCAGAGTGTCATCAACTTCACCTGCAATGAAGGGTAAGAGTGATCCGTAAGACTAGACATTTAGTAAAAGTCAGCATTAACATTAAAGTTCATTTTGCACATAAAATTTTGGCAAGGTAGTAGATTCATAGTTACATAAGATCTACTTCCCTGGGGCTAATttgctttgtgtctttttcCAGACCAAAATATCTGTCATGTACTATACCAAAGCATTTTTGTAAGACAGGTGGTAGATGTTGTGTTTTGCAGGTATGTCCTCCGTGGTGTTAATAATAGTGAATGCCTACAAAACGGCACCTGGAGCAATGCTCTGCCCTTTTGTGAAGGTAAGTGTgttattcagtattttattgACCACCAGTGCAGggaggagaaaatgcaaaaaaaagacaatgattattaataatacattattattaatgatattATTGTGTTGTAACTATtatcacataataataataataataataataataatataggcAATGCAAATTACGATCCTTACACATcttaaatactgcatttttttttaggcTAGACAGGGTGCTATAGCAGGGTCCATGCTCAGACTTGGTTGTCTTCTTGCTACTTGCCATCAAACAGTATTACTTGAGTACATAAATTAAAAGTGTGAAAATTTGCCATGGACAGTGTACACAAGAGAACTATGCagattaaagaaagaaacatactataaatacatttttcagctgCCTAAAGGTAATTCATCATATTCACAATGTCCTTCTTTCTCCAGTGGTAACCTGTGGTTTACCTGAAATACCAAAATATGGCAAAATCATTCATCACAAGAAGTCGAAAGACAACACAACGGCGTTTGGCGACAGTGTGACGTACGAATGCTTGCCTCCACAAGCTTTGTTCGGCAATGAGATAGGGTTCTGCACAGCTAATGGGAACTGGACCAAGGCTCCAGAATGCCGGTGTAAGTAAAGAACAAAGAATGTGTCATTAAACTGTGAGTGTCATGGTCGCAGACAGGAGAtgggaggtagggtttggacccaagtgtgggtgcTGTTGTACCAAAACACGGGAGCAATCAAAGACTGAGGTCGGGGACCTGCGAGGATCTTCCGAGGAGCGAACGTCATTGTGAGGGACGAAGCAATGCTCAAGAAACCGGTAAACAATCCGAGGTCAATCCGAGGAACTGTAAACCAAGAATAGGTTACTGGGTACTGGGTACTGGGTACTGGGAAAGCAAGACGCTGAATGTACAAGCCTACGGAAGGGCAATGTAGATTCTGCACCCGTTGCCATGTCGGCACTGCTTTTATACCGAACCGTGCTAATCGGCAACAGGTGCTATCGCTGAGCCGgtgggtgtgggcgtgacagtgaGATGATTTTAAAGGAATCTTTTCATTCTGTCTGCATTATCACCATGTCTTCTCAGATGTAAAATCTCCTTTCATAAATTACAAACAAGTATAAAGGTAACTACACAGGTCCAATAAAAGGCTCTGTTGAAATGGTATTACCAAAAATGGGAAAGATCAGAAGCCAACAATTTTAATTAAGAACACTCTTTCTGCAGttgcactgtaaaataatgtaattacagtTTATATCAgaaacctttgtccaaagcagagcAAGCAATAAGAGTCGAGGAATTGTAGATTCTTGAAGCAAGCCTATCTGAATACTGTTCTTTGCTTATGAATAGCAACAGGTGTCACACCCCTATGATTGGTCATGTCATCACAGTTATGACACAAGTGGCCACTGAAACATTCATCCATTTGCAAAGGGCACTAGATAGGGTGACAAACTTTACGCTTTCCGAAATAGAGGGAGGTTCTTACATATGTAAAGAATATCCGTGAGTGTATAGCctgcgggggggtgcggtggcgcagtgggttggaccacaatcctgctctccggtgggtctggggttcaagtcccgcttgtggtgccttgtgacggactggcatcccatcctgggtgtgtcccctccccctctggccttatgccctgtgttaccgggttggctctatgaccccgtatgggataagcagttctgaaaatgtgtgtgtgtgtgtgtgtatagcctGCATTCCATAAGTGGTAAAAGATATAGGGAAAGGTATTTATTGTTAACATGTTTTCTGTGTTACATTGCAGTTGTCACGTGCCCAGTTCCCCCTGGCATAGAAAACGGATTCATATCCTTCGCAGTGAAAAGGGAACATAGCTACAAGGAGAAAGTGAAATATGGGTGCAAAGTAGACTACATTCTGGACGGACCGGTGGAAATTGAGTGTCAGAAAACTGGACAGTGGTCCACAATGCCAGTGTGCAGAGGCAAGTCCAAACTCTCTCAGCTGCCATAAGATAACCCAGGCTTTTTGTAAATGGGGGGCTTTAATGAAGAAAGAACAATGATGAGCATGACAATGATAAACATTAAGCAAGTTTCCACGTACTTTTCCAGCCCCGTGCAGGGTTGACATCGAAAGAGGGCGAATATTCTACAATGGACAGAAGATATGGATTGAGAATCTGAAACCCAACAAAATCCTGCATTCAGAGGTGGTGGCTGTGTACTGTAAAAACAAGGAGAAGGCCTGTGGATATCCTGTAACTAGCCAGTGTATTAATGGGATACTGAGGATTCCACAATGCTATGAAGGTGAGATTACTGAGAATCactctaaatgaataattttcattCTGCTATTTTACATCACGCTAACCATTCTGTAGGATTGCAATGATGTGACAcaatgcagtgtgtttttacatttcttcgtATGACAGAACACTATCAGACAGCAactcattattgttattactatttttcTGCAGAACCGAGTGGAGTTCAATATAACCTGAATTCCAAAAGCCTTCCATCTGAAATAAAGATGTGCTGAAAATTAAGATATGAAAGCTGAAGTGAAGATAACATAAAGAGGAGGGAAACCctgcataaaattaataaaattcaatTTCTTCTACACAGATGGCTATCCAGATGCCTCCTTAAGGGGAAAATGGGGCAGATTCATTCAATAACTGTGAtagttttgtttactttgaaaacCAAGTTACATAGTAAAAGATATGGTTAATAACGTCTATATTTATTCTTTGTGTCATTTTCCTAAAGTGCCTTATAATTGAACAGATATAATGTGTATATTAGATTGAGCACAGAGACTGTAACCATATAAAATGGTACCATAAATATAACCACTTAAGTGCACCTTCATTAAAAAATAGTGCATCAAAGGGCGAACAGTGTAAACAATGGTGAGGCTTAGCATGCCCATTTTCACAAGTTATCATCCAACAAGTCAGAGAGTAAGTGTATTCCGATAATTGTACAGCAATTATGTATGCAGTGGTGCCAGGCATTCTGATGAGACGTGATCTCAGAATGCAGTGATCAGCAGCGATCTGAACAGGTAGGTTTGGAGCTCTTTCTTGAAGAGGCGCAGAGATTCAGAAAAcaggaggttgttccaccactgAGTTTTAGTGATTCATTACCATTGAGAGGAAGGACAGACAGGCCATCCTGATCTTCACGGCTTAAACAGTTTGATGTGAGTCTGGATCAAGGAAGGAGCTATAGTCCTGGCAGTCCACGCAGTGAACGCCAAGGTTTTCATCTAATGCCATATGAGGACATAGTTCCAGCCTTGAAGGAACTACAGCAGTCCACAGGAGACATTGTCAGAGCAGAGAGCGGTGAGGTTAGGGTGCATTCACACAATGTTTTGcaacagaaatgtacagaatGCAACAAGCTATTAAAACTTGTCATGGGAAATAGGGTTTCTGTGTCCAAAATTTAGGTACATGCACCGTTTTCGGTCGGCATTGActaagattttaattttcaattattttaaatcaattttaattttaatgtagcttaaagttaataaaaatgttaaaagtccTACAAGGcagtttttactttattgttcatttgcttatttaacTTTTACAGAGCCTGCCGGGGCAAATAAATTGTGGCACATgtctattattacatttttgcttgtataattaaaggaaaaaattatggacacacactgtctgaaaccgcttgtcccatgcggagtcacggggagccggagcctaacccggcaacacagggcagaagggacgcacccaggacgggacgccggtccatcacaaggcaccccaagcgggactcaaaccccagacccaccgcagagcaggacccggtcaaacccactgagccaccgcaccccccaattaTAGAGAGACCAAAGGCCAACAATTCACTAACTGTTCAAGCGTCACATCTGCAAACAATGAATTGGTCTTACCTTCCCAGAGAGCACCGATATAATCAATAGgggttaatttttaaaattttaagagaTCTGAGATCCAGTTAAATTCTTGTCTGGGTGCATCATGGGTTTTGGAAAAGAAACCTGGTGATTCTGGGAAATTCATGACTAGGGAAGAAAGGAATAAGTAAAATTTTCTGCCAATGGCAGCCCAGTTTTCCTATGTGTCAATGGTACTCTGCGCCATCAAAGTCATTTCGCTGAGATCCTGGACaccaaatgcagaaaatatccTACATGCAGTTCAGGGTGTTTGCTAATTCCTGTGGTGAAGGTGTGCCGATTTTGGAAagaagtgtgttttgttttcaagttAATACTTTACTAAGCTTCTTTTACATTTCGGACTTTGAAATGTAGATCAACCCTGGATTCTGGTAACGGAGATCTTCCTCTGTTTGCTCATCAGAATTACTGAGTTCCAGCAACCTTTGTGTTCCGCGATTAATTCGACAGCTCCTGTGGCTTTTTTCtcttatcattttaaattacaggtAGTGTGATGGTTTAAAAGACAGCACTGTGATGTGGCTCCAGGTTTGTGAGTTCTGATGTGGCACAGGCTGTGTGATCACAGCTGACCTGAGCTTCTTCAGGGTTTCTTCCTCTCTTGcaatgaaatgtacatttagtGAATTGCTGAGTGCACACTGCCCTTAGCGTAAGCTCTGCATGAGCGTGTGAGGGTATTTAACTTTGGTTGCCTTGCCTCTGATCATGGGGCTACTCTGCTTTTTTGTCTGCACTTCTTGGGATTGACCCAGGAACACTGCAGCTTGGCCtgagtaagtaaataaaaggcCTGCACTGTAAATGCCTGTCGTTCCAACAAATACAATTATAATACGGCCTTACTGATTAACAATACCCTTGTCCTGAAATAGTTCCCATTGCAAATTTGCATTGGCCAACACCCTCCTGATGAACCTAttgaatttactttttaattaaaaaagtataaatcaTTATCATTTGCAGGGGAGGGGGCGGGCGGTGATGCAGTGGCACaatgggcttggccaggtcctgctctctagtcctgcttggggtcccctacttgggacaagtgatttcagccagtgtgtgtgcttgctatcatttactttttgaaacacaaatgaaaagctATTAAATCTAAGAAGACATCCaaacaaagcatttaaaatgtttaaatgatgaaagaggaaaattttccattaaaactatatgaaatgtaatgaaTCGCAAGTCCTTCTACCATCCTGGATCCCTGGAAATGTCACAAGATGTCAGTATAACACAGCTTAGCCTGTACTGGGTTTATGTGCCGCTTGTCCAGAGCCATTCTGCTggcatgaaaatgaaacataaagTTGCACAGGAAAATACACTGGAGAAGCAGCAGGGAGCATAGTGCTTCATGCCATCATCTTACAACCTTACAAAAAGTCTGAATCCAAGGTCCCACTGTAAAAACCTTCAGCAGagtaccaacacacacacacacacacacacacacacacacagtgctgggAATGCTGACCACACGAAGTTGATCTGGGACAGAGACACATTGTCTTGGAAAGGTCCAGCACATGATTTCTCACCTATGTTACAGTCACAGAACAGTGTATGATATGACACCTGGAAACATTGATTAATACTggacatttactttacattttacatttacatttattcatttagcagacccttacgtttacattacatttacattattcattcagcagacgcttttgtccaaagcgacgtacatcttagcaaaagtacaatttgtgcattacattaagagaaagagacacagctgcagacgtgtgactcaagtaaacctagtttgttacctaccacttgctgcactgaggttcatcagcAGATGCATAAAACATAGGATAGACAagtcctgataccctcctaccatttttttttctccttagatacacaaacaagcaaatacaatgccagagtagtggctgaataaaggctatatctggggaagctcatgaagttacagtgcatgaacatttacaccgtacatgaccCTTCCACAAGGTTGATTTGAAACACAAAACAGTTCCCCTACTCCAGCTGTCATGgcaaacagaggacacggaggaggctggactcaagtgcaggattgtttattcagtacCAAAGGACTAGGCTTGTTCTCGTGGttggggacgggcgaatggtcaGTCAGTTGGGGAACTGgacagaggtgaggatctgatgtcgtggtcgagggacaaggcgagCGGTCCTTTATCAAGGAGACATGGAGCAGAACTAGGGGACGACGAAGAACAGGACTTGGGATGAGCAGAGTGCAgaagggacagttgtctcaagtgagattccacaactgggcaGTGCTGGAGTTAGGGGTTTTATAACCAGGTGCTCAAATTAAGGCCAGGTGCTTCTGGTTGAGGTAAGGGCATCATTGTGACACCAACACTATGTCATTTCTGCTTCAGTTTAAAGATTAAACACAACTTTAGTGCTtacacatgcctttggagttagttgtatatagtttttttagttttatttgagTTGTTTATCAAATCCAGGACCACCTGCAACATGAGACCTTGAAATAACCTGGAAGCAATCTCCGATGGAATCTGAACCCATCACAACTGAGCATGGACATCCAGCAGTACTATTTCTCTTTTTATCACTCCTAATGTGGCAGTAGGTAACTTGAGGTTCTTAGATCAGTTCCCTTTGTAGTCCTGTTTAGGCAGGCAGCAAAACCATGTTACCATGGTGCAGATTATGGTGAAAAATTCctggaaaggtttttttttccctttatatttttaaaacctttttgaaAACGTTCAAGTATTTCGAAACATTTCTCCAGCTTTAGTGCAGCGATCTCTAAAGAAGCATTTTGGTTATTTTCGAAATGATGGTTTAGTTTTATTGCGAAGGTGtagaacattacatttattgttccTGTCAGCTGGGGAGAGCTAGGCATCTGCAGAAGAAGCATCGTTGCTACGCTTCTTCGAGTTCACATCCTTTCGGTCCCTGTAGCCTCACATCTGTGCGCGTATGATTCGGATTATGACGTTAACGTGATCGGAATTGCCAGCCCTAGTCTCAGTGCAGGAATGTACTATCTTCTTCATGTCACTGTAATTTAGAtaagattaaaagaaaaacagcctcttaccctgtttttttctgctatggtgggtttgatctctgtcCTTTGCTGTCTGTCAGGAGGCAGCAAGGACTTTTCCCTTTCCTCTTGCCTTCGCCACCTTCATTTGCCTGAGTCATGAGAACCGTCATGAGAATGGGCTTTCATTCCACTTGCTAAGGAGGAACATAAAAGGAAGTGCCTGCAGGTACAAGCCTCAGCCAGTTATTGAATTGTACAGGTCAAAGTGAGAGAACGCCCCGG includes:
- the LOC108939838 gene encoding beta-2-glycoprotein 1-like; this translates as MSPSLHLFLLCHLSLFTSVTPGKVCGRPPLPDTIDQTGIQRVYEPGAEVFLACKRGYVPSAGSRKIICTSNGKWTNPTLKCEPKQCDVPGPLMNGKIHFTDISFQSVINFTCNEGYVLRGVNNSECLQNGTWSNALPFCEVVTCGLPEIPKYGKIIHHKKSKDNTTAFGDSVTYECLPPQALFGNEIGFCTANGNWTKAPECRFVTCPVPPGIENGFISFAVKREHSYKEKVKYGCKVDYILDGPVEIECQKTGQWSTMPVCRAPCRVDIERGRIFYNGQKIWIENLKPNKILHSEVVAVYCKNKEKACGYPVTSQCINGILRIPQCYEEPSGVQYNLNSKSLPSEIKMC